A stretch of Bradyrhizobium sp. CCBAU 53338 DNA encodes these proteins:
- a CDS encoding penicillin-binding protein activator, producing MVGPRDLKFPVERSLMSGATRRSALGLLLGTPLLSACAGVQQSLSQFSSPFSGSSPPAQPAGPQQQATTAGTGGVKVGLILPLSAAGNAGLAAQSMRNAAEMALAEFQNPNIQLLIKDDNGSPQGAQAGAQQAVDEGAEIILGPLFAQSVPAVAQVARTRGISVIAFSTDSSIAGRGVYLLSFLPESDVNRIIEYSAGIGKRSVAVLVPDNAYGNVVEAAVKAAVPRRGGRVVAFEKYGADRATPARTVAQQLGSADALFIADDGDAVVSVADAMTAAGANLRNIQLLGTGLWDSPRVYASPALQGGLYAAPDPAGFRAFSGRYRTKYGAEPIRTATLAYDAVALVAALARTQGGTRFSPDVLTNPSGFAGIDGLFRFRADGTNERGLAVMKVTTGGGVAVAGSPKSFGA from the coding sequence ATGGTGGGCCCGCGTGATCTGAAATTTCCCGTCGAGAGGTCCCTGATGTCAGGGGCGACCCGGCGGAGTGCGCTTGGCCTGCTGCTCGGCACGCCATTGCTGTCGGCCTGCGCCGGCGTCCAGCAGAGCCTCAGCCAGTTTTCCAGCCCGTTCTCCGGTTCCTCGCCGCCGGCGCAGCCGGCCGGCCCCCAGCAGCAGGCGACGACCGCCGGCACCGGCGGGGTGAAGGTCGGGTTGATCCTGCCGCTCTCGGCCGCCGGCAATGCCGGGCTTGCCGCGCAATCCATGCGCAACGCTGCCGAGATGGCGCTGGCCGAGTTCCAGAATCCGAACATCCAGCTCCTGATCAAGGACGACAATGGCAGCCCGCAGGGCGCGCAAGCCGGCGCGCAGCAGGCAGTCGACGAAGGCGCCGAGATCATTCTGGGGCCGCTGTTCGCGCAGTCGGTGCCGGCGGTGGCGCAAGTCGCGCGCACGCGCGGCATTTCCGTCATCGCGTTCTCGACCGATTCGAGCATCGCCGGCCGTGGCGTCTATCTCCTGAGCTTCCTGCCGGAGTCCGACGTCAACCGCATCATCGAATACTCGGCCGGCATCGGAAAGCGCTCCGTCGCCGTGCTCGTGCCTGACAATGCCTATGGCAATGTGGTCGAGGCCGCAGTGAAGGCTGCGGTGCCACGGCGTGGCGGCCGCGTCGTCGCGTTCGAGAAATATGGCGCCGATCGCGCGACGCCTGCGCGGACCGTGGCACAGCAGCTCGGTAGCGCCGATGCGCTCTTCATTGCCGATGACGGCGACGCCGTCGTCTCGGTGGCGGATGCGATGACCGCGGCTGGCGCCAATTTGCGCAACATCCAGCTGCTCGGCACCGGGTTGTGGGACAGCCCGCGTGTCTATGCGAGCCCCGCGTTGCAGGGCGGCCTCTACGCCGCACCGGACCCCGCCGGTTTTCGTGCCTTCTCCGGCCGCTATCGCACCAAATACGGAGCCGAGCCGATCCGCACGGCGACGCTCGCCTATGACGCGGTCGCGCTCGTCGCAGCGCTCGCGCGCACGCAGGGCGGCACGCGCTTCTCGCCCGACGTTCTCACCAACCCCTCGGGCTTCGCCGGCATCGACGGCCTGTTCCGCTTCCGCGCCGATGGCACCAACGAGCGCGGGCTCGCGGTGATGAAGGTGACGACGGGCGGCGGTGTTGCGGTCGCGGGCTCGCCGAAGAGTTTTGGGGCGTAA
- a CDS encoding YraN family protein: MAKTRDEEPKVASPERVAAFRTGISAESRAAAYLMAKGYRILAKRYRTPHGEIDLVARRRNLIAFVEVKARASLDEAAYAVTPRQQQRIIDAAQGWLAAHPEHAEFELRFDAMLIAPRSLPRHVLAAFDAST, translated from the coding sequence ATGGCGAAGACTAGGGATGAGGAACCGAAGGTCGCCTCGCCCGAGCGCGTCGCCGCGTTCCGCACCGGGATCTCCGCCGAGAGCCGTGCCGCCGCCTATCTGATGGCCAAGGGCTACCGCATCCTCGCCAAGCGCTATCGCACGCCGCATGGCGAGATCGACCTCGTGGCGCGCCGCCGCAACCTGATCGCCTTCGTCGAGGTCAAGGCACGCGCCAGCCTGGATGAGGCCGCCTATGCGGTGACGCCACGCCAGCAGCAGCGCATCATCGACGCCGCGCAGGGCTGGCTTGCAGCGCATCCCGAGCATGCGGAATTCGAATTGCGATTCGACGCCATGCTGATTGCGCCGCGCTCACTTCCGCGCCATGTGTTGGCGGCATTCGACGCCTCGACCTGA
- the cpaB gene encoding Flp pilus assembly protein CpaB encodes MNTARIVVLVIALGAGGVAAYLASHYDNKPAPVLPVAEKLPTVEVLVAKSDIQLGQAVKAEDLQWQTWPQATASSAFIRRDNRPDAQTQIAGSIARVPLMQGEPIREQKLVKADGSGFMAAILPTGMRAVSTEISAETAAGGFILPNDHVDIVLTRRLKNPDGANTNGQTGGNDLILSEVILTNIRVLAIDQAPKEKDGQSSLLGKTVTLELRPDQVAALSAARQGGTLTLALRSITDANAADGSPEDQALKRPGGISVIRYGVQARQLTSQK; translated from the coding sequence ATGAATACCGCACGCATTGTCGTTCTCGTCATCGCGCTCGGCGCCGGCGGCGTCGCTGCGTATCTGGCGAGCCACTACGACAACAAGCCGGCGCCCGTTCTCCCGGTGGCCGAGAAGCTGCCGACGGTCGAGGTGCTCGTCGCCAAATCCGACATCCAGCTCGGCCAGGCCGTGAAAGCCGAGGATCTGCAATGGCAGACCTGGCCGCAGGCGACCGCCAGCAGCGCCTTCATCCGCCGCGACAACCGGCCCGACGCGCAGACCCAGATCGCCGGCTCGATCGCGCGCGTGCCGTTGATGCAGGGCGAACCGATCCGCGAGCAGAAGCTGGTGAAAGCCGATGGCTCCGGCTTCATGGCCGCGATCCTGCCGACCGGCATGCGGGCCGTGTCCACCGAGATTTCAGCCGAGACCGCCGCCGGCGGCTTCATCCTGCCGAACGACCACGTCGACATCGTGCTGACGCGCCGCCTGAAGAACCCCGACGGCGCCAACACCAACGGGCAGACCGGCGGCAATGACCTGATCCTGTCGGAGGTCATCCTCACCAACATCCGTGTGCTCGCGATCGACCAGGCACCGAAGGAAAAGGACGGCCAGAGCTCCCTGCTCGGCAAGACCGTCACCCTCGAGCTGCGGCCCGACCAGGTCGCCGCGCTCTCGGCCGCGCGCCAGGGCGGCACGCTCACACTTGCACTGCGCAGCATCACCGATGCCAACGCCGCCGACGGCTCGCCCGAGGACCAGGCGCTGAAGCGTCCGGGCGGCATCAGCGTCATCCGCTACGGCGTGCAGGCACGACAACTGACGTCACAGAAGTGA
- the gshB gene encoding glutathione synthase yields MKLNVAVQMDPIARINVKGDSTFALLLEAQKRGHGLSYYTPDKLSMVGEEIVAPVQMLTVRDEPGNHFTLGEPKREALNGFDVVLLRQDPPFDLAYITSTHMLERIHPKTLVVNDPASVRNAPEKLFVMNFPQLMPPTLISRDLDEINAFRDKYGAVVMKPLHGHGGAAVFRVMPQDMNFGSLYDMFSVTFKEAWVIQQFIPEVKLGDKRIILVNGEFAGAVNRVPAADDLRSNMVRGGAARETELTPREREICATVGPALRERGLLFVGIDVINGNLTEINVTSPTGIRAIARLGGPDVAARIWDTIEQKRAK; encoded by the coding sequence ATGAAACTCAACGTCGCCGTCCAGATGGACCCCATCGCCCGCATCAACGTCAAGGGCGATTCCACCTTCGCGCTGCTCCTGGAGGCGCAGAAGCGCGGCCATGGCCTGTCCTACTACACGCCCGACAAGCTCTCGATGGTCGGCGAGGAAATCGTCGCGCCGGTGCAGATGCTGACCGTGCGCGACGAGCCCGGCAATCACTTCACTCTTGGCGAGCCCAAGCGCGAGGCGCTGAACGGCTTCGACGTGGTATTGCTGCGCCAGGATCCGCCGTTCGACCTCGCCTACATCACCTCGACGCATATGCTGGAGCGCATTCATCCGAAGACACTGGTCGTCAACGATCCGGCCTCGGTGCGCAATGCGCCCGAAAAACTTTTCGTGATGAATTTTCCGCAGCTGATGCCGCCGACCCTGATTTCGCGCGACCTCGACGAGATCAACGCATTCCGCGACAAGTACGGTGCCGTCGTCATGAAGCCGCTGCACGGCCATGGCGGCGCCGCGGTGTTCCGCGTGATGCCGCAGGACATGAATTTCGGCTCGCTCTACGACATGTTCTCGGTGACGTTCAAAGAGGCCTGGGTGATCCAGCAGTTCATTCCCGAGGTGAAGCTCGGCGACAAGCGCATCATCCTGGTCAACGGCGAGTTCGCCGGCGCGGTGAACCGCGTGCCGGCGGCCGACGACCTTCGCTCCAACATGGTGCGCGGCGGCGCGGCCAGGGAGACCGAGCTTACCCCACGCGAGCGCGAGATCTGCGCCACCGTCGGCCCGGCGCTGCGCGAGCGTGGCCTGCTGTTCGTCGGCATCGACGTCATCAACGGCAACCTCACCGAGATCAACGTGACCTCGCCCACCGGCATCCGCGCCATCGCGCGGCTCGGCGGGCCCGACGTTGCGGCCAGGATCTGGGACACGATCGAGCAGAAGCGGGCGAAGTAA
- a CDS encoding type II and III secretion system protein family protein — protein sequence MKYGDYRTGLRIRGKRAGSFWAGAMLMLGLMAAPDVVRAADAPVGDQAPMQAPDLGVAPVASIAPARTRSLSLGVGKSVVIDLPREVKDVLVADPKIANAVIRSSQRAYIIGAQVGQTNVVFFTADGQQVASYDIAVKRDLNGMRAALRQSLPGVQIEGVGDSVMLTGSVSSPVEAQQAGDVAAKLVGSPDKVVNNIVVRGRDQVMLKVVVGEVRRDIVKQLGVDLSASLNAGTAVVNFNNSNPFTVSGGPLVSGNGLGVSGLTKGVATVTATMRAMESAGVMRTLAEPSLTAISGESATFVAGGEFPIPAGYSCDPTTHVCTTQITYKKFGISLNFTPVVLSEGRISLRVMTEVSELSSQNAITVSQALSSNTTNSITIPSVQTRRAETTLEIPSGGSMAMAGLIQQQTKQAINGLPGLDQVPILGSLFRSQDFVNNETELMVIVTPYVVRAVAQKDLSRPDDGFAPSSDAQSALLGRMNRLYGIARRVDPIDGDRGDFGFIID from the coding sequence ATGAAGTATGGGGACTATCGGACGGGCCTGCGCATTCGGGGGAAGCGCGCCGGCTCGTTCTGGGCAGGGGCAATGCTGATGCTGGGGCTGATGGCAGCCCCCGATGTCGTCCGCGCCGCGGATGCGCCGGTCGGCGACCAGGCGCCGATGCAGGCACCGGACCTCGGCGTGGCGCCGGTCGCGTCCATCGCGCCCGCCAGGACGCGCTCGCTGTCGCTCGGCGTCGGCAAATCGGTCGTGATCGACCTGCCGCGCGAGGTCAAGGACGTGCTGGTGGCCGACCCCAAGATCGCCAATGCAGTGATCCGCTCGTCGCAGCGCGCCTATATCATCGGCGCCCAGGTCGGCCAGACCAACGTGGTGTTCTTCACCGCCGACGGCCAGCAGGTCGCCTCCTACGACATCGCGGTGAAGCGCGACCTCAACGGCATGCGCGCGGCACTGCGCCAGTCGCTGCCGGGCGTGCAGATCGAAGGCGTCGGCGACAGCGTGATGCTGACCGGGTCGGTGTCGAGCCCGGTCGAGGCCCAGCAGGCCGGCGACGTCGCCGCCAAGCTGGTCGGCAGCCCGGACAAGGTCGTCAACAACATCGTCGTGCGCGGCCGCGACCAGGTGATGCTGAAGGTCGTGGTCGGCGAAGTCCGCCGCGACATCGTCAAGCAGCTCGGCGTCGACCTCAGCGCCAGCCTGAATGCCGGCACCGCGGTGGTGAACTTCAACAATTCCAACCCGTTCACGGTTTCGGGCGGACCGCTGGTCAGCGGCAACGGGCTCGGCGTGAGCGGTCTCACCAAGGGCGTCGCCACCGTCACCGCCACCATGCGCGCGATGGAAAGCGCGGGCGTGATGCGGACGCTGGCCGAGCCGAGCCTGACGGCGATCTCGGGCGAATCCGCGACCTTCGTCGCCGGCGGCGAGTTCCCGATTCCGGCGGGCTATTCCTGCGATCCGACCACGCATGTCTGCACCACCCAGATCACCTACAAGAAGTTCGGTATCTCGCTGAACTTCACGCCGGTCGTGCTCAGCGAGGGCCGCATCAGCCTGCGCGTGATGACCGAAGTCTCGGAGCTGTCGAGCCAGAACGCCATCACGGTGTCGCAGGCACTGTCCTCGAACACCACGAACTCGATCACCATCCCCTCGGTCCAGACCCGCCGCGCCGAGACCACGCTCGAGATCCCCTCGGGCGGCTCGATGGCGATGGCCGGCCTGATCCAGCAGCAGACCAAGCAGGCCATCAACGGCCTGCCGGGCCTCGACCAGGTGCCGATCCTCGGCTCGCTGTTCCGCAGCCAGGACTTCGTCAACAACGAGACCGAGCTGATGGTGATCGTGACGCCCTATGTCGTGCGCGCGGTCGCCCAGAAGGATTTGTCGCGCCCTGACGACGGCTT
- the rsmI gene encoding 16S rRNA (cytidine(1402)-2'-O)-methyltransferase, with protein MRAKPAPINTTEAMDAAPRGFSIDAHRLAAPKAAAGLHLVATPIGNLGDITLRALQTLAGVDVIACEDTRITRRLTERYDISAQLKPYHEHNAEAARPKILEALAAGGSIALVSDAGTPLISDPGYKLVREVCAAGHAVYALPGPSSVLAALSVAALPTDRFFFEGFLPAKSAARRSRLAELARIDATLVMFESGNRMQATLTDLAEIMGDRDAAVCRELTKLHEEVRRAPLAELARQADAPETRGEFVLVIGPPDADADVLASDALDDLLRAQLTTNSVKDAVAHAVALSGRPRREVYARALELAKNLHKDVRGDDGED; from the coding sequence ATGCGCGCAAAGCCGGCCCCGATAAATACGACTGAAGCTATGGACGCCGCCCCGCGCGGGTTCTCCATCGACGCCCACCGGCTGGCGGCGCCGAAGGCGGCGGCCGGCCTCCATCTGGTCGCGACCCCGATCGGCAATCTCGGCGATATCACGCTACGCGCGCTGCAAACGCTGGCGGGGGTCGATGTCATCGCCTGCGAGGATACCCGCATCACGCGCCGCCTGACCGAGCGTTACGACATCTCGGCGCAGCTCAAGCCATACCACGAGCACAATGCCGAGGCCGCGCGGCCAAAAATCCTGGAGGCGCTTGCGGCCGGCGGCTCGATCGCATTGGTGTCGGATGCCGGCACACCGTTGATCTCCGATCCCGGCTACAAGCTGGTGCGCGAGGTCTGCGCCGCCGGCCATGCCGTCTATGCGCTGCCAGGACCATCGTCGGTGCTGGCGGCATTGTCGGTTGCAGCCCTGCCGACCGACCGCTTCTTCTTCGAGGGTTTTCTGCCGGCGAAGTCCGCCGCGCGACGTTCGCGCCTGGCCGAGCTCGCCCGCATCGATGCGACGCTGGTGATGTTCGAATCCGGCAACCGGATGCAGGCTACCTTGACCGATCTCGCCGAGATCATGGGTGATCGAGATGCCGCGGTCTGCCGCGAGCTGACCAAGCTGCATGAGGAGGTCAGGCGTGCGCCCCTGGCCGAGCTCGCGCGACAAGCGGACGCGCCGGAAACGCGCGGCGAGTTCGTGCTGGTGATCGGCCCACCTGACGCCGACGCCGACGTGCTGGCATCGGATGCGCTGGACGATCTGCTGCGCGCGCAACTCACCACAAACAGCGTCAAGGATGCCGTCGCCCACGCTGTCGCGCTCTCGGGCCGGCCGCGCCGCGAGGTCTATGCCCGCGCGCTCGAGCTCGCCAAGAATCTGCACAAGGATGTGCGAGGCGACGATGGCGAAGACTAG